A window of the Henckelia pumila isolate YLH828 chromosome 3, ASM3356847v2, whole genome shotgun sequence genome harbors these coding sequences:
- the LOC140892244 gene encoding uncharacterized protein isoform X1: protein MTNKRMKKLLRHIRGRARREEPNDGGHDDENELSQDATSLSQSETQNDEQETQQNAETVEEGTSQRKQNKRGRTVMKEVRSLGPNELLVVRFNERGQPFGEMQPTLANYVGTVARNGNLLPVEYLDWRRIPRNRLNDAWESVTCLQEHFHISERHRNIVMQNMGVAWRRWRTEIKARSYDPNIPLNELLSICPIPHGLTLDDWEALCKHWKTTERSSKLNQENAYKNEGFMHRDAQTFLHWNINFLRRMAENLLVLKYYI from the exons ATGacaaataaaagaatgaaaaagttGCTTCGGCATATTAGGGGACGTGCTAGGAGAGAAGAACCAAATGATGGAGGACATGATGATGAGAATGAATTATCACAAGATGCAACATCTCTTTCTCAGTCAGAAACACAAAATGATGAACAAGAAACACAGCAGAATGCGGAGACAGTGGAGGAag GTACATCTCAAAGGAAACAAAATAAGCGTGGTAGGACGGTAATGAAGGAAGTTCGTTCATTAGGTCCCAATGAGTTGCTGGTAGTAAGATTTAATGAAAGAGGGCAACCTTTTGGAGAAATGCAGCCCACTCTTGCAAATTATGTGGGAACGGTTGCTCGGAACGGGAATCTATTGCCTGTTGAGTATTTAGATTGGAGGAGAATACCTAGAAATcgattgaatgatgcatgggaaTCTGTAACG TGTTTGCAGGAACATTTTCACATCTCGGAACGTCACCGAAATATTGTGATGCAAAATATGGGAGTTGCATGGAGGCGATGGAGGACAGAAATTAAGGCTAGATCTTATGACCCAAATATTCCCTTGAACGAGCTATTGAGCATTTGTCCCATCCCTCATGGCTTGACACTTGATGACTGGGAAGCGTTATGCAAACACTGGAAGACTACTGAG AGATCCTCAAAACTTAATCAAGAAAATGCGTATAAAAACGAGGGATTCATGCACAGGGATGCACAAACATTCCTTCATTGGAATATAAATTT TTTAAGGAGAATGGCAGAAAACCTACTCGTATTGAAATATTACATTTAA
- the LOC140892244 gene encoding uncharacterized protein isoform X2, with the protein MTNKRMKKLLRHIRGRARREEPNDGGHDDENELSQDATSLSQSETQNDEQETQQNAETVEEGTSQRKQNKRGRTVMKEVRSLGPNELLVVRFNERGQPFGEMQPTLANYVGTVARNGNLLPVEYLDWRRIPRNRLNDAWESVTEHFHISERHRNIVMQNMGVAWRRWRTEIKARSYDPNIPLNELLSICPIPHGLTLDDWEALCKHWKTTERSSKLNQENAYKNEGFMHRDAQTFLHWNINFLRRMAENLLVLKYYI; encoded by the exons ATGacaaataaaagaatgaaaaagttGCTTCGGCATATTAGGGGACGTGCTAGGAGAGAAGAACCAAATGATGGAGGACATGATGATGAGAATGAATTATCACAAGATGCAACATCTCTTTCTCAGTCAGAAACACAAAATGATGAACAAGAAACACAGCAGAATGCGGAGACAGTGGAGGAag GTACATCTCAAAGGAAACAAAATAAGCGTGGTAGGACGGTAATGAAGGAAGTTCGTTCATTAGGTCCCAATGAGTTGCTGGTAGTAAGATTTAATGAAAGAGGGCAACCTTTTGGAGAAATGCAGCCCACTCTTGCAAATTATGTGGGAACGGTTGCTCGGAACGGGAATCTATTGCCTGTTGAGTATTTAGATTGGAGGAGAATACCTAGAAATcgattgaatgatgcatgggaaTCTGTAACG GAACATTTTCACATCTCGGAACGTCACCGAAATATTGTGATGCAAAATATGGGAGTTGCATGGAGGCGATGGAGGACAGAAATTAAGGCTAGATCTTATGACCCAAATATTCCCTTGAACGAGCTATTGAGCATTTGTCCCATCCCTCATGGCTTGACACTTGATGACTGGGAAGCGTTATGCAAACACTGGAAGACTACTGAG AGATCCTCAAAACTTAATCAAGAAAATGCGTATAAAAACGAGGGATTCATGCACAGGGATGCACAAACATTCCTTCATTGGAATATAAATTT TTTAAGGAGAATGGCAGAAAACCTACTCGTATTGAAATATTACATTTAA